The following proteins are encoded in a genomic region of Pyrus communis chromosome 11, drPyrComm1.1, whole genome shotgun sequence:
- the LOC137709382 gene encoding uncharacterized protein gives MAVDVAEFQWRKFLSSLRDAESELSGSISIMYFRTIKSLISSFKSIKNGAREIDIMPRPPYDNSEIIDFLYKLNDALAECRIFARECKELNKKLLLFNPFGFYFIQKMNNRLDGLRKELESLGGARRLDNDVGDCWAEEVEIPPCPVVDGFDEQVVYGFDEQAEKVEDLLCGEGSTGNGFRTIGVLGIAGVGKTTLVHKVLKMERVKGKFNPIIWLPFSGMRKEEEQYSRFSFETCIVDNLGQTLDGRIVGLGKLLERLNQLFSGKRYLIVLDDVQQRHINIEDRLWRGLPKGSGGAVIVTSRLTEVARKVVEERDLIYVEPLDKEICWSIFEETMKNNKEVLNISCHTTLRKIENEIKDQCHGLPLAAKALAGIIPEQIREIESKRFLKEMYIPDELLKHDLVGEPSVDIPSCPVLVFVDIKDEKLGVQLHNEFCYRLNKKQVFAVLEEDSDSKGPIKVEDPEGVLKEVYGALHKSKKYEFADDIQKRMRIIIVGGGDVVNRILGVICDLKLPESPSIVPISHGTENNIPLSFGWEVPKVDRQSVTSFLYQVKEAQQIKTDSWHILIKMRTTQSSTDRKEIPHSFHVFRPVHKGATETEVHKGDTETEVHKGATETEVHKGARETEVHKGATETEVHKGDTETEIHEGDTETEVHKGATEIEVHKGATETDVHKGATETKVHKGATETEDNLELSGGFWSYFSLGVDAPRSCGGYWSTARSLKSLVNVEVMKHGRLEPLKIPSGIKSIVCLNLPSDLGGSSNMNKDRKNMNPSVINDGQLEIVGLKGVLLAQNERIYLDQVQEIRFEFKGAAESVKMRIDGSPLKQIPPGMIDIKISRHSQVNILGNGDCAAKTGTSDSLEPRASGTDDNSNAKDKSTEESSNAQDSYKERKKFGSADTFKYSETEDNSNAKDKSTEESGNAQDSSKAHKKFGSAGTS, from the exons TCAGAACAATAAAAAGTCTCATCTCTTCCTTCAAGTCGATCAAAAATGGGGCCAGAGAGATAGATATAATGCCCCGCCCTCCTTACGACAACTCTGAAATCATCGATTTTCTCTACAAACTCAACGACGCGTTGGCCGAGTGCCGAATCTTCGCAAGGGAATGCAAGGAGCTCAACAAGAAGCTCTTACTCTTCAACCCTTTTGGATTTTACTTCATCCAGAAGATGAATAATCGACTGGATGGATTGAGGAAGGAGCTGGAGAGTTTGGGGGGCGCCCGGCGGCTGGACAATGACGTCGGAGATTGTTGGGCTGAGGAGGTGGAAATACCACCTTGTCCAGTTGTTGATGGGTTTGATGAGCAGGTTGTTTATGGGTTTGATGAGCAGGCAGAGAAAGTTGAGGACTTGCTGTGTGGGGAGGGCTCTACCGGAAATGGGTTTAGGACAATTGGGGTGTTGGGGATTGCTGGTGTGGGTAAGACCACCCTGGTGCACAAGGTTTTGAAAATGGAGAGAGTTAAGGGTAAGTTTAATCCTATAATTTGGTTACCCTTTTCGGGTATGAGGAAAGAGGAAGAACAGTATAGTAGGTTTAGCTTTGAGACGTGCATTGTCGATAATTTGGGCCAAACTCTGGATGGGAGGATAGTTGGCCTTGGTAAGCTCTTGGAAAGGCTCAACCAACTGTTTTCTGGTAAGAGGTATCTGATTGTGTTGGATGATGTGCAGCAGCGCCACATTAACATTGAGGATCGCTTATGGCGCGGATTGCCTAAGGGTAGCGGTGGTGCGGTCATTGTCACTAGTAGGTTAACAGAAGTGGCTCGAAAGGTGGTGGAAGAAAGGGACTTGATTTATGTTGAGCCTTTGGACAAAGAAATTTGCTGGAGCATATTTGAGGAGACTATGAAGAATAACAAAGAAGTTTTAAACATTTCATGTCACACAACTTTGCGTAAGATTGAGAATGAAATTAAGGATCAATGTCATGGCCTTCCATTGGCTGCTAAGGCGCTTGCAGGAATCATTCCGGAGCAGATTCGTGAGATTGA GTCCAAACGTTTCTTGAAGGAGATGTATATACCTGATGAATTGCTTAAACATGATTTGGTTGGTGAACCTTCTGTCGACATACCAAGCTGCCCAGTTTTAGTGTTTGTTGATATAAAAGATGAAAAGCTTGGAGTACAACTCCATAACGAATTTTGCTACCGTCTTAATAAAAAGCAG GTCTTTGCTGTGCTGGAAGAGGACTCTGATTCTAAGGGACCAATAAAGGTAGAGGATCCTGAGGGCGTGCTAAAGGAGGTTTATGGTGCTCTACATAAGAGTAAAAAATATGAGTTTGCTGATGATATTCAAAAGAGGATGAGAATTATA ATTGTTGGtgggggtgatgtggttaaccGGATTCTTGGAGTTATTTGTGATCTGAAATTACCAGAGTCGCCCTCCATTGTGCCAATATCACATGGGACTGAAAATAACATCCCACTTTCGTTTGGATGG GAGGTGCCTAAAGTTGATCGTCAATCAGTGACATCATTCCTGTATCAAGTAAAAGAGGCACAACAGATAAAAACTGACAG CTGGCATATTCTCATTAAGATGAGAACTACTCAAAGTTCTACAGATCGTAAAGAAATACCACACTCTTTTCATGTATTTCGTCCTGTTCACAAAGGGGCCACAGAAACTGAGGTTCACAAAGGGGATACAGAAACTGAGGTTCACAAAGGGGCTACTGAAACTGAGGTTCACAAAGGGGCAAGAGAAACTGAGGTTCACAAAGGGGCTACAGAAACTGAGGTTCACAAAGGGGATACAGAAACTGAGATTCACGAAGGGGATACAGAAACAGAGGTTCACAAAGGGGCAACAGAAATTGAGGTTCACAAAGGGGCTACAGAAACTGACGTTCACAAAGGGGCTACAGAAACTAAGGTTCACAAAGGGGCTACAGAAACTGAG GATAATCTCGAATTATCAGGAGGATTCTGGAGCTATTTCAGCTTGG GAGTTGATGCTCCAAGATCATGCGGAGGTTACTGGTCTACTGCAAG GTCCTTAAAATCACTTGTAAACGTAGAGGTTATGAAGCATGGTCGTTTGGAACCACTAAAAATTCCTAGCGG AATCAAGTCAATTGTTTGTCTTAACTTGCCAAGCGATCTTGGGGGATCATCCAATATGAACAAAGATCGAAAA AACATGAACCCATCGGTCATAAATGATGGACAGCTTGAAATTGTCGGTTTGAAAGGAGTTTTACTGGCTCAGAATGAACGTATTTATCTTGATCAG GTACAAGAAATTCGTTTTGAGTTTAAGGGTGCTGCAGAATCTGTAAAGATGAGGATTGATGGATCACCATTGAAACAAATACCACCTGGGATGATAGATATTAAAATCTCTAGACACTCTCAAGTCAACATTCTTGGCAACGGAGATTGCGCGGCAAAAACAGGTACCTCTGACTCATTGGAACCCCGTGCTTCTGGAACCGATGATAATAGCAATGCGAAAGATAAGTCAACTGAGGAAAGTAGCAATGCTCAAGATAGCTATAAAGAACGTAAGAAGTTTGGTTCAGCAGACACTTTCAAATACTCTGAAACCGAGGATAATAGCAATGCGAAAGATAAGTCAACTGAGGAAAGTGGCAATGCTCAGGATAGCTCTAAAGCACATAAGAAGTTTGGTTCCGCAGGCACTTCCTAA
- the LOC137708515 gene encoding triphosphate tunnel metalloenzyme 3-like: MVTPDPQPHFSPPSASISCYQRHCSLVWSFLQQTPKAMEVEVKLRLPDAAAHQKLTDLLSPFHTQTLIQENIFFDGSNSELSSNLAILRLRFYDVDRRCVLSLKAKPVISGGVSRVLELEEPFDPVLGRVCVAEPWRLTAVDSSDILKRVREEYSVGGGQGFVCLGGFRNVRGVYKWKGLKIEVDESIYDFGTCYELECESSNPDRDKQVLENLLEENGIRFRYSEVSKFAIFRSGKLPE, encoded by the coding sequence ATGGTGACACCAGATCCGCAGCCACATTTCTCACCACCAAGTGCTTCCATATCCTGTTATCAACGACATTGTTCACTCGTTTGGTCCTTCCTTCAGCAAACCCCCAAAGCAATGGAAGTGGAAGTGAAGCTCCGCCTCCCAGACGCCGCCGCACACCAAAAGCTCACCGACCTCCTCTCCCCCTTCCACACCCAAACCCTAATCCAAGAGAACATCTTCTTCGACGGCTCCAACTCCGAGCTCTCCTCCAACCTCGCCATCCTCCGCCTCCGTTTCTACGACGTCGACAGGCGCTGCGTCCTCTCCCTCAAGGCCAAACCCGTCATCTCCGGCGGCGTCAGCCGAGTCCTAGAGCTGGAAGAGCCCTTCGACCCTGTCCTCGGCCGCGTCTGCGTGGCCGAGCCGTGGAGGCTCACGGCCGTTGACTCCTCCGACATCTTAAAGCGCGTGAGGGAGGAATACAGTGTTGGAGGAGGGCAAGGGTTTGTGTGCTTGGGTGGGTTTAGGAACGTGAGGGGTGTGTATAAGTGGAAGGGGCTGAAGATAGAGGTGGACGAGAGTATTTACGATTTTGGGACGTGTTACGAGCTCGAGTGTGAGAGCTCCAACCCTGACAGGGATAAGCAGGTTCTGGAAAACTTGTTGGAAGAGAACGGGATTAGGTTTCGGTACTCGGAGGTCTCCAAGTTTGCGATTTTCCGGTCCGGGAAGTTGCCGGAGTGA
- the LOC137708516 gene encoding uncharacterized protein — translation MEIQSSLHTTAADFTLLSLLVDAAILAHQSLLLLIFQVGSLRDDRDVFQDSVRTDQRFPMSELNKGKEPDAENNDAGELEDDDSDDDEDVDDEDSDDNDEDDGNDSEEDSDDDEEDSDDEVEANGNGENDDEDDDEDDDGDDDDEDDDDEEDEDDEELNKLPSERKKVK, via the exons ATGGAGATCCAGAGTTCCCTCCACACTACTGCAGCTGATTTTACGCTGCTTTCTTTGCTGGTGGATGCTGCCATTCTTGCTCACCAATCTCTTCTTTTACTGATTTTTCAG GTTGGATCTTTGCGTGATGATCGTGATGTGTTTCAAGATTCAGTGAGAACAGATCAGAG GTTTCCAATGTCCGAACTTAATAAAGGGAAAGAGCCTGATGCTGAAAACAACGATGCAGGTGAACTAGAGGATGACGActctgatgatgatgaagatgtcGACGATGAGGACAGTGACGATAATGATGAGGATGACGGTAATGATTCGGAAGAAGATAGTGATGATGACGAAGAAGATTCTGATGATGAGGTTGAGGCTAATGGCAATGGAGAAAacgatgatgaagatgatgatgaagatgatgatggtgatgatgatgatgaagacgatgatgatgaggaggatgaggatgacgAGGAGCTTAACAAGTTGCcttcagaaagaaagaaagtaaaataa
- the LOC137707712 gene encoding DEAD-box ATP-dependent RNA helicase 35-like, which translates to MEEEDDYSEYVPVTKRRAMEAQKILQRKGKSSGLEEELEKSMLAEAKPSLLVKASQLKRDAPEITPAEEILQQEKEMIEHLSDRKTLMSVRELAKGITYTEPLLTGWKPPLNIRRMSSQQCDFIRKQWHIIVSGDDIPPPTKNFKDMRFPEPILKKLKTKGIVQPTPIQVQGLPVILTGRDMIGIAFTGSGKTLVFVLPLIMIALQEEIMMPINQGEGPFGLIICPSRELARQTYDVVEEFLHPMREAGYPEIRPLLCIGGVDMRSQLEIVKKGVHIVVATPGRLKDMLAKKKMNLDSCRYLTLDEADRLVDLGFEDDIREVFDHFKGQRQTLLFSATMPAKIQNFARSALVKPVTVNVGRAGAANLDVIQEVEYVKQEAKIVYLLECLQKTPPPVLIFCENKADVDDIHEYLLLKGVEAVAIHGGKDQEEREYAISSFKAGKKDVLVATDVASKGLDFPDIQHVINYDMPPEIENYVHRIGRTGRCGKTGIATTFINKNQTETTLLDLKHLLQEAKQRIPPVLAELNDPMEDVDAITNASGVKGCAYCGGLGHRIKDCPKLEHQKSMAIASSRRDYFGSGGYRGEI; encoded by the exons atggaagaagaagatgattatTCTGAGTATGTTCCAGTGACGAAGCGACGAGCAATGGAGGCTCAGAAGATTCTTCAGCGCAAGGGGAAGTCTTCCGGGCTTGAGGAAGAGTTGGAGAAATCGATGCTTGCTGAAGCAAAACCTAGCCTTCTTGTAAAAGCATCACAGTTGAAGCGTGACGCTCCTGAGATTACTCCAGCTGAGGAGATTCTGCAACAAGAGAAGGAAATGATTGAGCACTTATCAGATCGCAAAACCCTCATGTCAGTTCGCGAATTGGCAAAGGGAATCACTTACACGGAGCCTTTACTGACAGGTTGGAAGCCCCCATTGAATATAAGGCGGATGTCGAGCCAGCAATGTGATTTTATTAGAAAGCAGTGGCACATCATAGTTAGTGGCGATGATATTCCACCACCTACTAAGAATTTTAAGGATATGAGATTTCCTGAACCGATTCTGAAGAAGTTGAAAACCAAGGGGATTGTTCAGCCAACCCCCATTCAGGTGCAAGGTCTTCCAGTGATTTTAACCGGGAGAGACATGATTGGTATTGCATTTACGGGTTCAGGAAAGACATTGGTTTTTGTGTTGCCTTTGATTATGATAGCATTGCAGGAGGAGATTATGATGCCAATTAATCAAGGTGAAGGGCCTTTTGGATTGATTATTTGCCCATCCAGGGAGCTTGCAAGGCAAACTTATGACGTGGTGGAAGAGTTTCTGCATCCTATGAGAGAGGCTGGATATCCAGAAATAAGGCCGTTGCTTTGTATTGGTGGAGTGGATATGCGTTCACAGCTGGAAATTGTGAAAAAAGGTGTCCATATAGTTGTTGCTACTCCTGGGAGGTTGAAGGATATGCTggcaaagaaaaaaatgaacctCGATAGTTGTAG ATATCTAACTTTGGATGAGGCAGATAGATTGGTAGATTTGGGCTTTGAGGATGACATAAGAGAAGTTTTTGACCACTTTAAAGGTCAACGACAAACACTTCTATTTTCAGCCACCATGCCCGCAAAAATTCAGAACTTTGCTAGAAGTGCTTTGGTAAAGCCTGTAACTGTAAATGTGGGAAGAGCTGGAGCAGCAAATCTTGATGTGATTCAAGAGGTTGAGTATGTGAAGCAAGAGGCCAAGATCGTTTACCTTCTTGAATGTCTACAAAAGACCCCACCACCTGTTCTAATATTTTGTGAAAACAAAGCTGATGTGGATGATATTCATGAGTATCTTCTGTTAAAAGGAGTGGAAGCAGTGGCCATACATGGAGGGAAGGATCAGGAAGAGAGAGAGTATGCCATTTCTTCTTTTAAGGCAGGGAAGAAAGATGTTTTGGTTGCCACTGATGTTGCCTCAAAGGGTTTGGATTTTCCTGACATTCAACATGTCATTAATTATGACATGCCACCAGAAATTGAAAACTACGTTCACAGGATTGGACGAACAGGTAGATGTGGCAAGACTGGAATAGCAACAACTTTTATAAACAAGAATCAAACTGAGACAACACTTCTTGATTTGAAACACCTCCTGCAAGAGGCAAAACAAAGGATTCCACCCGTTTTGGCTGAGCTTAATGATCCAATGGAAGATGTGGATGCAATTACAAATGCAAGCGGGGTTAAGGGTTGTGCTTACTGTGGTGGTCTTGGTCATCGTATCAAAGATTGCCCCAAACTAGAGCATCAGAAAAGCATGGCAATTGCCAGCTCTAGAAGGGATTATTTTGGATCCGGTGGTTACAGAGGGGAAATATAA
- the LOC137707713 gene encoding uncharacterized protein translates to MEIVIPEFETFSSTKELSRMKRASANISEEGIDDNGSMLVHQRIGKEREFTRCKLKTLSSGKKPLQDSSASDSKKAEKKKLLLGGGSTSKALNVSGKGKAVVCTGEVEELNERLRVLEEETETMKQEMLEIAEERNKLMKEIYQQFQMLEIDPRCLAAIELKSIDGNTSIYSSQDQRMGASLSDILRRDQNPSLVNRNLRANTLAILM, encoded by the exons ATGGAAATTGTTATACCTGAGTTCGAAACATTTTCATCGACAAAAGAGCTTTCGAGAATGAAGCGTGCAAGTGCAAACATTAGTGAGGAAGGAATTGACGACAATGGTTCTATGTTGGTGCACCAAAGGATAGGAAAGGAAAGAGAATTTACTCGGTGCAAGTTGAAGACTCTGTCAAGTGGTAAAAAACCGTTGCAGGATTCAAGCGCTTCGGATTCTAAAAAAGCAGAGAAGAAAAAGCTGCTGCTTGGAGGTGGTTCAACGAGTAAGGCTCTCAATGTTTCCGGTAAGGGGAAGGCTGTAGTGTGCACTGGTGAAGTTGAAGAACTAAATGAGCGACTGAGAGTTCTTGAAGAAGAAACTGAAACTATGAAGCAAGAAATGTTGGAGATTGCAGAAGAGAGAAACAAGTTGATGAAGGAGATATATCAGCAGTTTCAGATGCTAGAAATTGATCCCAGATGTTTGGCAGCAATAGAACTCAAGTCTATCGATGGAAACACAAGTATCTACTCGTCACAG GATCAAAGAATGGGAGCTAGTTTGTCAGATATTTTACGCCGAGATCAAAATCCATCTCTGGTCAACAGAAATCTTAGAGCTAATACTTTGGCGATCCTCATGTGA
- the LOC137708411 gene encoding uncharacterized protein translates to MGNASSMLTQYDIEEVQEHCNFLFSQQEIVSLYQRFCQLDRNAKGFISADEFLSVPEFAMNPLSQRLLKMVDGLNFKDFVAFLSAFSARASMQQKSELIFRVYDSDCSGKVSFNDILEVLRDLSGSFLSDQQREKVLTQVLQEAGYTRESYLTSDDFVKVLGSYGLKMEVEVPID, encoded by the exons ATGGGGAATGCCTCTTCCATGCTAACTCAGTACGACATTGAAGAAGTCCAAGAACACTGCAACTTTTTAT TTTCTCAGCAAGAAATTGTATCCTTGTATCAAAGATTTTGTCAACTAGACAGGAATGCAAAGGGTTTTATCTCGGCTGATGAATTCCTATCGGTCCCCGAGTTTGCGATGAATCCACTCTCTCAG AGGTTGCTTAAGATGGTCGATGGGTTGAACTTTAAGGACTTTGTGGCCTTCTTGTCTGCGTTCAGCGCTAGAGCCAGTATGCAGCAAAAAAGTGAAC TTATTTTCAGGGTATACGACTCAGACTGTAGTGGAAAGGTGTCTTTCAATGATATTTTAGAAGTGCTGCGTGATTTGTCGGGTTCATTCCTGTCTGACCAGCAAAGAGAG AAAGTGTTGACTCAAGTCCTGCAAGAAGCAGGGTATACAAGGGAATCTTATTTGACGTCAGATGACTTTGTTAAG GTTCTTGGTAGTTATGGTCTGAAAATGGAGGTTGAAGTGCCAATCGACTAA